The following proteins are co-located in the Scylla paramamosain isolate STU-SP2022 chromosome 37, ASM3559412v1, whole genome shotgun sequence genome:
- the LOC135091227 gene encoding uncharacterized protein LOC135091227, which yields MEKERRKIRRKEMPQKEKIEIKNVTRQNSELHALITEYKVTPSEEKDKDGMSSCENSEAKCTDTKGKLLGQVATLTSEVSRLESECSSLQVQLDCERDKYNKLLGESLAHEKLSEDVITEPKGETTGLGGTEL from the exons atggagaaggaaaggagaaagataagaaggaaggaaatgccgcagaaggagaag atagaaatcaaaaacgtcacaagacagaatagtgagctgcatgcacttatcacagagtataaagtcactccctcagaggaaaaagacaaggatggcatgtcttcatgtgagaactcagaagctaaat gtacagataccaaggggaaattgctgggtcaagtggctacactgacatctgaggttagcaggttggagagtgagtgcagcagtcttcaggttcagctagactgtgagagggataagtataacaaactgctgggagaatctcttgctcatgaaaagttgtctgaagatgtcataactgaaccaaaag gagaaacaacaggattgggaggaactgagctttaa